Proteins encoded by one window of Desulfovibrio ferrophilus:
- a CDS encoding sensor histidine kinase, translating into MSEDRTQAELLVEIKSLKRENAALKGHVVGVEIDAFLRSLLDDVQGISVQGYGADCIVSYWNKASEVLYGYSAEEALGNDLVEMIIPEPARPAVRALIAEAVMTGCMPPPEELELLHKDGSLVPVLSSHSVIKLQGASPMLFCIDVDMTSLKRVERELKRSLVEKDLLLREVHHRVKNNLQVVSSLLDMSGRRAKTEEAQVLCRDLGAKIISMSMVHSQLYQDDHLSEIDMAHHVRHLWGHLRGLFSATRIEARMNMQDVLLPVSMALPLGLVIGELATNVLNHAFPDGRGGLVEFSLESDSRQVRFTIRDHGVGLGDNETGAAGKLGLKLVRSIVSYQLKGDIHFRTEGGTAVAICFPWTEVGHHDCPCPVAPRECV; encoded by the coding sequence ATGTCAGAAGACAGAACTCAAGCCGAGTTGCTCGTCGAGATTAAATCCTTGAAGCGTGAGAATGCGGCCCTCAAAGGCCACGTTGTGGGTGTCGAGATCGATGCTTTTCTCAGAAGTCTGCTGGATGATGTTCAGGGCATCAGCGTGCAGGGGTACGGGGCTGACTGTATCGTAAGCTATTGGAATAAGGCCAGTGAAGTGCTCTATGGTTATAGTGCCGAAGAGGCTTTGGGGAATGATCTGGTGGAAATGATCATCCCTGAACCGGCGCGCCCCGCTGTGCGGGCTTTGATTGCCGAAGCCGTGATGACCGGGTGCATGCCACCACCTGAAGAGCTTGAATTGCTGCACAAGGATGGTTCTCTTGTGCCGGTATTGTCGAGCCACAGCGTGATCAAGCTCCAAGGAGCCTCCCCCATGCTGTTTTGCATCGATGTGGATATGACTTCACTGAAACGAGTGGAGCGAGAACTGAAGCGCTCTCTTGTGGAAAAGGATTTGCTGCTGCGCGAAGTTCACCACCGCGTGAAGAATAATTTGCAGGTGGTGTCAAGCCTTCTGGATATGAGTGGACGCAGGGCCAAGACCGAGGAAGCTCAGGTCTTATGCCGTGATCTGGGGGCGAAAATCATCAGCATGTCCATGGTGCACAGCCAACTCTATCAGGATGATCATCTGAGCGAGATTGATATGGCGCACCACGTTCGCCATCTCTGGGGGCATCTCAGAGGATTGTTCTCTGCCACCCGAATTGAAGCCAGGATGAATATGCAGGATGTTCTGCTGCCTGTGAGCATGGCGCTTCCACTGGGGCTGGTGATCGGCGAGTTGGCGACGAATGTGCTCAACCATGCATTTCCCGACGGGAGAGGCGGTCTGGTTGAATTTTCTCTGGAAAGTGATTCAAGGCAGGTTCGGTTCACCATCCGGGACCATGGAGTGGGGCTTGGTGATAATGAAACCGGAGCCGCCGGGAAGCTGGGACTGAAGCTTGTTCGGAGCATCGTGTCTTATCAACTCAAGGGTGATATTCATTTTCGGACTGAGGGGGGCACTGCCGTGGCCATATGCTTCCCCTGGACAGAGGTTGGTCACCATGATTGTCCATGTCCAGTCGCTCCTCGGGAATGTGTCTGA
- the tmcC gene encoding TmcC family electron transfer complex membrane anchor subunit → MNAFYNLVSGPLVWVAFAVFIGGSVWKMTSLLSEARKKDNHIFEYWSWGHAILSYIHWLLPFGSENSKQQPVMSLVTFLFHLGIILVPVFTMGHIVLLEEGALGWSWPTLPDQVADIAAWVVVGGCCYFAWRRLTLEQVRYVTSPADFGILIMVAAPFVTGLMAYHGWGDNLLMTSLHMFSGEIMLVAIPFTRLSHMLTFWVIRGYTASEFGAVRHVRDW, encoded by the coding sequence ATGAACGCATTCTACAACCTCGTGAGTGGTCCTCTGGTTTGGGTGGCCTTTGCCGTTTTTATCGGTGGCAGCGTCTGGAAAATGACCTCGTTGCTCAGCGAAGCCAGAAAAAAAGATAATCACATTTTTGAATACTGGAGCTGGGGGCACGCTATCCTGTCCTATATCCACTGGTTGTTGCCCTTTGGGAGCGAGAATTCCAAACAGCAGCCCGTGATGAGCCTTGTGACGTTTCTATTTCATCTCGGAATCATACTCGTCCCTGTTTTCACCATGGGGCATATAGTGCTGCTGGAAGAAGGGGCGTTGGGCTGGTCCTGGCCGACTCTGCCGGATCAGGTGGCGGACATTGCCGCCTGGGTCGTGGTGGGCGGCTGTTGCTACTTTGCCTGGCGCAGGTTGACTCTGGAGCAGGTCCGCTATGTCACCTCTCCTGCCGACTTCGGCATTCTGATCATGGTCGCTGCACCGTTCGTGACTGGCCTCATGGCCTATCATGGCTGGGGCGACAATCTGCTGATGACCAGCCTGCACATGTTCTCGGGCGAGATCATGCTTGTGGCTATCCCGTTCACCAGGCTTTCGCACATGCTCACCTTCTGGGTGATCCGTGGCTATACAGCTTCGGAATTCGGTGCGGTCCGTCACGTCAGAGATTGGTAA
- the tmcD gene encoding electron transfer complex subunit TmcD, which produces MDTSTWSWEPGERLIVDLNACKDKYEWIEELHVSPDGEKLGAVVNVQGEFSACINGEAWDETFERVWNLKFGPKGQLTGCASDMGEWKFVVDGQPWDDTYGYVWNTMFSKDGSKICTAVQQDMKYGAAIDGVLWENLYENATGFVLSDCGNHAAAAVQVDQMGQAEIDKFAAGIYTVAVDGKAWNTKFTNVFGLVFNPDGSRIAAEVRLNLYDYTIAVDGKPWTQTYQGTWAPTFNPVSGAVIAPVRQGGKWTLAQDGLPIWDFFVNCWQPQFSQDGSTLAAIVATALGSWTVAVDGRPWNVTADAMVSDLVVSHNGGLIAALGKTGEQWTAFVNGKAWPNRYDMAWAPVLSPDGEHVAAKVEKNGKYTVVVDGKEYSRAGDNCFDPVFSPDSRFVLVKMVEGGKYYRRVVPIAEFK; this is translated from the coding sequence GTGGATACCTCAACATGGAGTTGGGAACCAGGCGAGAGGCTCATAGTTGACCTCAATGCCTGCAAAGACAAATACGAGTGGATCGAGGAGCTGCACGTCAGCCCTGATGGTGAAAAGCTCGGTGCTGTAGTCAACGTGCAGGGTGAATTTTCGGCCTGTATCAACGGTGAAGCATGGGATGAGACCTTTGAACGGGTCTGGAACCTTAAATTTGGGCCCAAGGGCCAGCTTACGGGCTGTGCTTCCGACATGGGCGAGTGGAAGTTTGTGGTTGACGGACAGCCCTGGGACGACACCTACGGGTATGTCTGGAATACTATGTTCAGCAAAGACGGGTCCAAAATTTGTACGGCCGTTCAGCAGGACATGAAGTATGGCGCGGCCATCGACGGTGTTCTCTGGGAGAACCTGTACGAAAACGCGACTGGCTTTGTCCTGAGTGACTGTGGCAACCATGCCGCCGCTGCTGTCCAGGTTGATCAGATGGGACAGGCGGAGATCGATAAGTTCGCAGCCGGCATTTACACCGTAGCTGTGGACGGCAAGGCTTGGAATACCAAGTTTACAAACGTCTTTGGTCTCGTCTTTAATCCCGACGGCTCGCGCATTGCCGCCGAGGTCAGACTGAATCTCTACGACTACACGATCGCAGTAGATGGCAAACCTTGGACGCAGACCTATCAGGGGACATGGGCTCCGACATTCAACCCGGTATCCGGTGCAGTCATTGCCCCGGTGCGTCAGGGTGGAAAATGGACCCTGGCTCAGGATGGTCTTCCCATCTGGGACTTCTTTGTCAACTGCTGGCAGCCTCAGTTCAGCCAGGATGGTAGCACACTGGCGGCCATTGTTGCCACTGCGCTGGGTTCCTGGACTGTTGCCGTGGATGGGCGTCCCTGGAACGTGACTGCGGATGCCATGGTCAGTGATCTGGTCGTGTCGCACAATGGCGGGCTGATTGCCGCATTGGGCAAGACTGGCGAACAGTGGACCGCTTTTGTCAACGGTAAGGCCTGGCCTAATCGTTACGACATGGCTTGGGCTCCTGTTCTTTCTCCCGATGGTGAGCATGTTGCCGCCAAGGTGGAAAAGAACGGCAAGTACACTGTGGTCGTGGACGGCAAGGAATACAGCCGCGCCGGCGACAACTGCTTCGATCCCGTCTTCAGCCCGGATTCGCGCTTCGTGCTGGTGAAGATGGTCGAGGGCGGCAAGTACTATCGCCGCGTCGTGCCAATCGCCGAATTCAAGTAA
- a CDS encoding histidine phosphatase family protein: MTTIRLGLIRHAETLWNREKRIQGQCETDLSPTGRDQALAWGHTLAGRGYTLILASDLGRAMQTAQLVNQSLGLPLMTDQRLREQDWGHWVGRTLPDLLTNSGGEFRRQEKAAWEFRPPGGENRKEVLARAKAALNDTILKHPEDTILVVTHLGVVKCLIYDLLELGFEPDTPDPVAKRTLHELTYSNGRFNILHLNMEL; encoded by the coding sequence ATGACAACCATACGCTTGGGACTGATACGCCACGCCGAAACGCTCTGGAATCGCGAGAAACGAATCCAGGGCCAATGCGAAACTGATCTCTCCCCCACGGGGAGAGATCAGGCCCTGGCTTGGGGGCATACCCTTGCCGGACGAGGATACACGCTTATTTTGGCAAGCGATCTGGGACGCGCGATGCAGACCGCACAGTTGGTGAACCAGTCACTTGGACTCCCGTTGATGACTGACCAGCGCCTTCGTGAACAGGATTGGGGGCACTGGGTCGGTCGGACTCTGCCCGACCTGCTAACCAATTCTGGTGGCGAATTCAGGCGCCAGGAGAAAGCCGCCTGGGAGTTTCGACCACCCGGTGGAGAAAATCGCAAGGAAGTGTTGGCTCGCGCCAAAGCAGCCTTAAACGACACCATCCTGAAACACCCCGAGGATACAATTCTGGTGGTGACCCACCTTGGAGTGGTCAAATGCCTGATCTACGACCTGCTTGAGCTTGGTTTCGAGCCTGACACACCAGATCCTGTGGCCAAGCGGACATTGCATGAACTGACCTATTCCAATGGCCGTTTCAACATTTTGCACCTGAACATGGAACTCTGA
- the tmcD gene encoding electron transfer complex subunit TmcD encodes MVDVGLWNWEPGERVVSDVSGWADRFEWVEEFCVSPDGERIAAVVNKGDLQFTVCVNGEAWEGDYDRVWHPKYSPDGRLTALATEMAEWTLVVEGEAWEGSYAYAWGTKFSENGQVIACAVQQDGMYGWAVDGKPWETMYEAATDFELSSDGKTTAAAVQTVSFGQADIFTFQKGGYSCAVNGKAWDDNFVNIFHLSISPDGAHVAAEARTSLYDYTIVLDGKPWGKSYPCVWKPVFNPSTGEVTAPVRIAGKWTMANEAGPLWQPFFNCWHAFYSQDGAHLAALVAPEYGRWTIAVDGKPWRSTFSSYVGEASFSSDGELVACLGKDGDVWKIAVQGQIWPGKYDMAWKPVFSPGGAHVAAKVERGGKYTVVVDGNELPGGFDQCWEPAFSPDGRFLLIRAVEGGKYVRRVLPITDFK; translated from the coding sequence ATGGTGGATGTCGGTTTGTGGAACTGGGAACCAGGCGAACGGGTCGTCAGCGACGTGTCCGGCTGGGCCGACCGGTTTGAGTGGGTCGAAGAATTTTGTGTCAGCCCTGACGGTGAAAGAATCGCCGCCGTGGTCAATAAGGGTGACCTGCAGTTCACGGTCTGCGTGAATGGAGAGGCTTGGGAAGGGGATTACGATAGGGTTTGGCACCCCAAGTATTCACCTGATGGTCGACTGACCGCCTTGGCAACTGAAATGGCTGAATGGACTCTTGTCGTCGAGGGCGAAGCCTGGGAAGGCAGTTACGCCTATGCCTGGGGTACTAAATTTTCCGAGAATGGTCAGGTTATTGCGTGTGCCGTGCAGCAGGATGGCATGTATGGATGGGCCGTTGATGGCAAACCGTGGGAAACCATGTATGAAGCCGCCACGGATTTTGAGCTATCCAGTGATGGAAAAACCACCGCTGCAGCCGTGCAGACAGTGAGCTTCGGACAGGCAGACATATTTACCTTCCAGAAAGGGGGGTACTCTTGTGCGGTAAACGGCAAGGCCTGGGACGATAACTTCGTCAATATCTTCCATCTCAGCATCAGTCCCGACGGGGCACATGTGGCTGCCGAGGCCCGGACGTCACTGTACGACTATACCATCGTGTTGGACGGAAAGCCCTGGGGCAAAAGCTATCCATGCGTCTGGAAACCCGTGTTCAATCCGAGCACAGGTGAAGTGACGGCGCCGGTCCGCATTGCGGGCAAGTGGACCATGGCCAACGAGGCGGGTCCGCTCTGGCAGCCGTTCTTCAATTGTTGGCATGCCTTCTACAGTCAGGATGGTGCTCATCTGGCGGCACTGGTTGCCCCCGAATACGGGCGCTGGACCATCGCTGTGGATGGCAAGCCTTGGCGCAGTACCTTCAGCAGCTATGTCGGAGAGGCATCATTCTCTTCTGACGGCGAGCTGGTGGCTTGTCTCGGTAAGGATGGGGATGTCTGGAAGATTGCGGTTCAGGGCCAGATCTGGCCCGGAAAATACGACATGGCCTGGAAGCCCGTCTTCAGTCCCGGAGGGGCTCATGTGGCTGCCAAGGTCGAGCGTGGTGGCAAATATACCGTGGTCGTGGACGGCAATGAACTGCCGGGTGGTTTTGACCAGTGTTGGGAGCCCGCATTCAGTCCTGATGGGCGGTTCCTCCTTATTCGCGCTGTGGAAGGCGGTAAGTATGTCCGTCGTGTACTGCCCATCACGGACTTCAAATAG
- the tmcB gene encoding electron transfer complex ferredoxin TmcB: MSEAEAKKKIDIDNIQDAGLDQGVAKLTPEHIEKVINQVMDAETGARMKMYVDTCVHCGLCSEACHWYQSYDRQPRFSPVGKVKQTIWKIVHQKGKLTPQEVRELAVVAYTECNLCRRCQQYCPFGIEIAYMIAMVRRICHKLGVTPQYMQDTCHSHSATLNQMWVKEDEWTDSLQWQEDEARDEFPDLRIPVGKEGAEIMYSVIAPEPKFRTQLIYQAASIFHESGADWTMPETRGWDNSNMAMFSGDTELAGRIVKEHFESAMRLKVKRIVMGECGHAYRAVYDVGNRWNAWKMFPIPVIHSVQFFYELITSGKIKCAEKYPEKVSFNDPCNISRGMGLHDMGRHVTEVFCDELIEMHPNREHNLCCCAGGGVINCGPPWKNKRILGNSAKADQLKRVVDLGVTTIVAPCHNCHGGLDDIIHHYGLPLKLKFLGDIIYAHMEKTRAVE; encoded by the coding sequence ATGTCGGAAGCCGAAGCTAAAAAGAAGATCGACATCGACAATATTCAGGACGCGGGCCTGGATCAGGGCGTAGCCAAGTTGACGCCGGAGCATATCGAGAAAGTGATCAATCAGGTCATGGATGCCGAGACCGGGGCGCGTATGAAGATGTACGTGGACACCTGTGTGCATTGTGGCCTGTGTTCCGAAGCCTGCCATTGGTATCAATCCTACGACCGGCAGCCCCGGTTCTCGCCAGTGGGCAAGGTGAAGCAGACCATCTGGAAAATTGTTCATCAAAAGGGAAAGCTGACCCCGCAGGAAGTGCGGGAACTTGCCGTGGTGGCCTATACGGAGTGCAACCTTTGCCGTCGCTGCCAGCAGTATTGTCCCTTTGGCATCGAGATCGCCTACATGATCGCCATGGTCAGGCGTATTTGCCACAAACTGGGCGTTACTCCGCAGTATATGCAGGACACCTGTCACAGTCATTCAGCCACGTTGAACCAGATGTGGGTCAAAGAAGATGAATGGACTGATAGCCTGCAATGGCAAGAGGACGAGGCTCGGGATGAGTTCCCGGATCTGCGTATTCCCGTCGGTAAGGAAGGGGCCGAGATCATGTACTCGGTCATCGCCCCGGAGCCCAAGTTCAGAACCCAACTCATCTATCAGGCGGCAAGTATCTTCCATGAATCCGGCGCGGACTGGACCATGCCCGAGACGCGTGGCTGGGACAATTCGAACATGGCGATGTTTTCCGGTGATACTGAACTGGCTGGTCGTATCGTCAAGGAACATTTCGAATCCGCAATGCGGCTCAAGGTCAAGCGCATCGTCATGGGCGAGTGCGGGCATGCCTATCGGGCCGTGTATGATGTGGGAAATCGCTGGAATGCATGGAAAATGTTCCCCATTCCCGTGATTCATTCGGTGCAGTTTTTCTATGAGCTGATCACCAGCGGCAAGATCAAGTGCGCCGAGAAATATCCCGAGAAGGTGTCCTTCAATGACCCCTGCAACATTTCGCGAGGGATGGGGCTGCACGATATGGGGCGCCATGTGACCGAGGTCTTTTGCGACGAATTGATCGAGATGCATCCCAACCGTGAGCATAACCTGTGCTGTTGTGCCGGAGGCGGAGTGATCAACTGTGGCCCGCCGTGGAAGAACAAACGCATCCTGGGCAATTCTGCCAAGGCCGACCAACTCAAGCGCGTTGTGGATCTAGGTGTGACGACCATTGTCGCCCCCTGTCACAACTGCCATGGTGGACTGGATGACATCATTCACCACTACGGATTGCCACTGAAGTTGAAATTCCTGGGCGACATCATTTATGCGCACATGGAAAAGACGCGGGCGGTCGAATAA
- the tmcA gene encoding acidic tetraheme cytochrome c3 TmcA codes for MNVKRIVPHLIVVLLVAFVWLPTALSQDDIVELKSDAFMKHTRPAAVFMHDAHNEKAGLEDCFRCHHLYEDGKLVPEEDSAGTACADCHALKKQGGQPGLMTAYHKQCKGCHVEQDKGPLACGQCHVKD; via the coding sequence ATGAATGTCAAAAGAATAGTGCCGCACCTGATCGTCGTCCTGCTGGTGGCCTTTGTCTGGCTTCCGACGGCTCTGTCTCAGGACGATATTGTTGAATTGAAAAGCGATGCCTTTATGAAGCACACAAGGCCTGCAGCGGTGTTCATGCACGATGCCCATAACGAAAAAGCGGGTCTGGAAGATTGCTTCCGCTGCCACCATCTTTATGAGGATGGCAAGCTCGTGCCTGAAGAGGATTCGGCAGGCACAGCCTGTGCCGATTGTCATGCTCTCAAGAAGCAGGGCGGTCAGCCGGGGCTGATGACGGCTTATCATAAGCAGTGCAAGGGGTGTCATGTAGAGCAGGACAAGGGTCCCCTGGCTTGTGGTCAATGTCATGTAAAGGATTAA
- a CDS encoding glycosyltransferase — MLAAPDDHEALVLAIERLLADSRFLDKIIPAARRRAEDIFDNRTLIERLPRTYADNEIQKNKMKPKEFA; from the coding sequence ATGCTGGCCGCACCCGACGATCATGAGGCTCTGGTCCTGGCCATTGAACGCCTGCTTGCGGATAGCCGTTTCCTGGACAAAATCATTCCTGCTGCCCGACGTCGGGCCGAGGATATCTTTGACAACCGTACACTCATCGAGCGTTTGCCCCGCACATACGCAGACAACGAAATCCAAAAAAATAAAATGAAACCTAAAGAATTCGCGTGA
- a CDS encoding glycosyltransferase family 4 protein: protein MTYHSYYKAPDVIGPWASRRAGIPYFILAGSYALKRFWQWKSIPGYFLNLRALRAADHHFANKRGDWLNILRVVSKEHATHFRPGIQPSQFQFDPQARQALRDKWKAKDGSVVISAAMFRPGIKLDGLRWVFKACAALARNIPGLQLVLAGDGPGREELEQLGRNLLPGKVRFLGLVPREELSQVFSAGDVFAFPGINEGLGMVYLEAQSCGLPTVAWDHAGAPEVISHGQSGLITPSWDERAFVSAIRTLLEDDELRQRMSSNATSFVKERHDIHQSYALMDAVMQKVVAGHKGKQT, encoded by the coding sequence TTGACCTACCATTCATACTACAAGGCCCCTGATGTCATCGGGCCGTGGGCATCAAGACGAGCAGGTATCCCCTATTTCATCCTGGCAGGCAGCTACGCCCTCAAACGCTTCTGGCAATGGAAGTCCATACCCGGATACTTCCTGAATCTACGGGCTCTGCGAGCGGCCGATCATCATTTTGCCAACAAACGCGGCGACTGGCTCAACATCCTGCGCGTCGTGTCCAAGGAACATGCGACCCATTTTCGGCCCGGCATTCAGCCCAGTCAATTCCAATTTGATCCGCAGGCCCGCCAAGCCCTACGTGATAAATGGAAGGCCAAGGACGGTTCCGTGGTCATTTCGGCAGCCATGTTCCGCCCCGGCATCAAACTTGATGGACTGAGATGGGTCTTCAAGGCCTGCGCAGCCCTTGCTAGGAATATCCCCGGACTGCAACTGGTCCTGGCTGGCGATGGGCCAGGTCGCGAGGAACTCGAACAATTGGGCCGCAATCTCCTGCCCGGTAAAGTGCGCTTTCTGGGTCTTGTCCCCCGAGAAGAATTATCTCAAGTCTTCAGCGCGGGCGACGTCTTCGCCTTCCCTGGCATCAACGAGGGGCTGGGCATGGTTTATCTGGAAGCCCAATCCTGCGGACTGCCGACCGTGGCTTGGGACCACGCCGGGGCCCCCGAAGTCATAAGTCATGGGCAGAGTGGACTCATCACCCCTTCCTGGGATGAACGAGCCTTTGTTTCCGCCATCCGGACCCTGCTTGAAGACGATGAATTACGTCAGCGCATGAGCTCCAATGCAACCTCTTTCGTAAAAGAACGGCATGATATCCATCAAAGCTATGCCCTGATGGATGCGGTCATGCAAAAGGTTGTGGCAGGACACAAAGGAAAGCAAACATGA
- a CDS encoding polysaccharide deacetylase, translated as MSLRHPTSPLWLSPWPTMREDIKQCLDRALETSSNKQLHMFFRADDVGVAGTLSGVMFETFAKHNTPLCPALVPAWLTQTRWESQLEQAGGPSPLWCWHQHGWRHKNHEPDGRNHEFGPARPAGELLSDMVRGRQRLEQFLGDQFTPVFTPPWNNISAQALELLPEAGFKALSRDQTASPEAPHNLPEFRVNVNLHTRRDADATQDRIHLLHDIEHTLRSGLCGVMLHHQRMNDNAVHFLDVLLEDLASRPPIRLVHFGHLLSPGG; from the coding sequence ATGAGTTTACGTCATCCCACCTCCCCCCTCTGGCTCTCCCCCTGGCCCACCATGCGCGAGGACATCAAGCAATGCCTTGATCGTGCCCTTGAAACTTCCAGCAACAAGCAGTTGCACATGTTCTTCAGGGCAGACGATGTAGGTGTGGCGGGGACCTTGTCCGGTGTCATGTTCGAGACCTTTGCCAAACACAACACCCCGTTATGCCCTGCGCTGGTGCCCGCATGGCTCACGCAGACACGATGGGAATCACAGTTGGAACAGGCAGGAGGGCCATCCCCGCTCTGGTGCTGGCATCAGCACGGCTGGAGGCACAAAAACCATGAGCCCGATGGACGAAACCACGAATTCGGACCGGCCCGCCCTGCGGGAGAATTACTTTCGGACATGGTTCGAGGACGACAACGACTGGAGCAGTTTCTGGGCGACCAGTTCACCCCCGTGTTTACCCCGCCCTGGAACAACATATCCGCACAAGCGCTCGAGCTTCTGCCCGAAGCCGGATTCAAGGCCCTTTCAAGAGACCAAACAGCCTCTCCAGAGGCCCCACACAACCTGCCGGAATTCCGAGTCAACGTGAACCTGCACACCCGGCGCGATGCCGATGCCACCCAGGACAGAATTCACCTGCTTCACGACATTGAGCACACACTGAGGTCGGGCCTGTGTGGGGTCATGCTTCATCACCAGCGCATGAATGATAACGCCGTCCATTTTCTGGATGTCCTGCTCGAAGACCTCGCCAGCCGTCCACCCATACGCTTGGTACATTTCGGACATCTACTATCACCAGGGGGCTGA